A single Cucumis melo cultivar AY chromosome 4, USDA_Cmelo_AY_1.0, whole genome shotgun sequence DNA region contains:
- the LOC103487098 gene encoding ADP-ribosylation factor 1-like isoform X1, with product MGLTFTKLFSRLFSKKEMRILMVGLDAAGKTTILYKLKLGEIVTTIPTIGFNVETVEYKNISFTVWDVGGQDKIRPLWRHYFQNTQGLIFVVDSNDRDRVVEARDELHRMLNEDELRDAVLLVFANKQDLPNAMNAAEITDKLGLHSLRQRHWYIQSTCATSGEGLYEGLDWLSNNIASKVTAS from the exons ATGGGGTTGACCTTCACGAAGCTCTTTAGCAGGCTCTTTTCTAAAAAAGAGATGCGTATTTTGATGGTGGGTCTCGATGCTGCTGGTAAAACGACGATCCTGTACAAGTTGAAGCTCGGAGAAATTGTTACCACCATTCCAACTATTG gatTTAATGTGGAGACTGTGGAGTACAAGAACATCAGCTTTACCGTTTGGGATGTTGGTGGTCAGGACAAG ATCCGTCCACTTTGGAGGCACTATTTCCAGAATACACAGGGCCTTATTTTTGTTGTGGATAGCAACGATAGGGACCGAGTTGTTGAGGCAAGAGATGAGTTGCACAGGATGTTGAATGAG GATGAGCTTAGAGATGCCGTTTTGCTTGTATTTGCTAACAAGCAAGATCTTCCTAATGCCATGAATGCTGCAGAAATAACTGACAAGCTTGGTCTTCACTCTCTTCGCCAACGCCACTG GTACATTCAGAGCACATGTGCGACATCTGGAGAGGGTTTATACGAAGGTCTAGACTGGCTTTCCAACAACATTGCTAGCAAGGTAACTGCTTCTTGA
- the LOC103487098 gene encoding ADP-ribosylation factor 1-like isoform X2 — translation MGLTFTKLFSRLFSKKEMRILMVGLDAAGKTTILYKLKLGEIVTTIPTIGFNVETVEYKNISFTVWDVGGQDKIRPLWRHYFQNTQGLIFVVDSNDRDRVVEARDELHRMLNEDELRDAVLLVFANKQDLPNAMNAAEITDKLGLHSLRQRHWYIQSTCATSGEGLYEGLDWLSNNIASKA, via the exons ATGGGGTTGACCTTCACGAAGCTCTTTAGCAGGCTCTTTTCTAAAAAAGAGATGCGTATTTTGATGGTGGGTCTCGATGCTGCTGGTAAAACGACGATCCTGTACAAGTTGAAGCTCGGAGAAATTGTTACCACCATTCCAACTATTG gatTTAATGTGGAGACTGTGGAGTACAAGAACATCAGCTTTACCGTTTGGGATGTTGGTGGTCAGGACAAG ATCCGTCCACTTTGGAGGCACTATTTCCAGAATACACAGGGCCTTATTTTTGTTGTGGATAGCAACGATAGGGACCGAGTTGTTGAGGCAAGAGATGAGTTGCACAGGATGTTGAATGAG GATGAGCTTAGAGATGCCGTTTTGCTTGTATTTGCTAACAAGCAAGATCTTCCTAATGCCATGAATGCTGCAGAAATAACTGACAAGCTTGGTCTTCACTCTCTTCGCCAACGCCACTG GTACATTCAGAGCACATGTGCGACATCTGGAGAGGGTTTATACGAAGGTCTAGACTGGCTTTCCAACAACATTGCTAGCAAG GCCTGA